From the Scylla paramamosain isolate STU-SP2022 chromosome 15, ASM3559412v1, whole genome shotgun sequence genome, one window contains:
- the LOC135107262 gene encoding uncharacterized protein LOC135107262 gives MKHLLLYLKELMKDYKNEVREILAGDKQLAKEIEFDLRRFDKEQWEEKNQREENDQRIPSREISNKGSNHDTLGSSPVLRERRLSVVEEQDTSRPSTTCLPPPANIKELHTRAQVFSKDATARRKSVSVAGCVDGIREPTKLLQATVRLRRISIADFREHSCDVFPTREETTHVDPRAIGGYLPQEEEGEEEPNEKEEAMKEKMEGEEETVESAKDESREGPIKNKTRSELLRAISTPSTERTLINNLTFVNETQELSAININSTVASEKSNAGELQLHSTSPTSHKHESDFSRLRKTSKDMQQDPIESSKDKAKGKKKVTGQLFESFEAESSLSEAESTYESDVSAVTAQSAVKRNEGKRTRHVASLSPDPEKNKSNTQTERPKLKKHKKKT, from the coding sequence GTGAGGGAGATCCTGGCAGGAGACAAACAACTAGCAAAGGAGATAGAATTTGACTTAAGGCGGTTTGACAAAGAGCAGTGGGAAGAGAAGAATCAGCGTGAAGAGAATGATCAAAGAATCCCAAGTAGAGAGATCAGTAATAAAGGCAGTAACCATGATACTTTGGGTTCTTCAccagttttgagagagagaaggttatcAGTAGTAGAGGAGCAAGATACTTCAAGACCTTCAACAACCTGTCTGCCTCCACCAGCAAATATTAAAGAGCTGCACACAAGGGCTCAAGTCTTTAGTAAGGATGCTACTGCTAGAAGGAAATCAGTAAGTGTTGCAGGCTGTGTGGATGGTATAAGAGAGCCAACCAAACTCTTGCAAGCAACTGTAAGGTTGCGTAGAATTAGTATTGCTGATTTCAGAGAGCATAGTTGTGATGTCTTTCCAACCAGGGAGGAAACAACACATGTTGATCCTCGTGCAATTGGAGGATATttgccacaggaggaggaaggagaagaagagccaaatgagaaagaagaagcaatgaaagagaaaatggaaggagaagaggagacagtGGAATCAGCAAAAGATGAAAGCAGGGAAGgaccaataaaaaacaaaacacggtCAGAATTACTCAGAGCCATCAGCACTCCTTCTACTGAGAGAACACTAATTAATAACTTGACTTTTGTCAATGAAACTCAAGAATTGAGTGCCATTAACATAAATTCTACAGTTGCTTCAGAAAAAAGTAATGCTGGGGAGCTGCAGCTTCACTCTACCAGCCCAACATCTCATAAACATGAATCTGACTTCAGCCGCCTCCGCAAAACTTCAAAAGACATGCAGCAAGATCCTATCGAGTCAAGCAAAGATAAAgcaaaaggtaaaaagaaggtCACAGGACAATTGTTTGAATCATTTGAAGCAGAAAGTTCTCTTAGTGAGGCAGAATCCACTTATGAGAGTGATGTTTCAGCAGTTACAGCTCAGAGTGCTGttaagagaaatgaagggaagagaactcGGCATGTGGCTTCCCTAAGTCCTGacccagaaaaaaacaaatctaACACACAGACTGAAAGACCTAAActtaagaaacacaaaaaaaagacataa